In the Oceanispirochaeta sp. M1 genome, one interval contains:
- a CDS encoding L-fucose isomerase, whose amino-acid sequence MDIKKTEPVNRLRGRMPKVGIRPVIDGRERGVRESLEVQTMNMARSAAKLIEENLRHSNGLPVECVIADSTIGGVAEAADCADKFAKEGVGVSLTVTPCWCYGTEVMDTDPLLPKAVWGFNGTERPGAVYLAAALAGYTQKGLPAFGIYGRDVQDSDDTSVPADVKDKLLRFTKSALAVATMKGKSYLSIGGMSMGIAGSLVNQDFLLDYLGMRTEVVDMSEVARRVEEGIFDKDEYAIALKWVKENCKEQEDTANPPEYRRSPEQRAADWEYVVKMVLIGKDLMVGNPRLKELGFGEESLGRNAICGGFQGQRSWTDHYPNGDFMETFLNTSFDWNGIREAFVMATENDYLNGITMLFGHLLTNTAQIFSDVRTFWSPEAIERVTGWKPDGLAKDGFIHLINSGSTTLDGAGQMSDSKGTPVMKPFWDITAEDVEKTLKATEFCVGDGGYFRGGGYSTDFLTKGGMPCTMARLNYVKGQGPVLQLAEGWTVDVPAEVHDKLDDRTNPTWPTTWFVPRVNGEGSFKDVYTVMAKWGANHGAVSYGHIGQDLITLCSMLRIPVNMHNVEEEGFRPSAWASFGMDEEGADFRACKNFGAIYG is encoded by the coding sequence ATGGATATTAAAAAAACAGAACCTGTAAACAGACTCAGAGGCCGCATGCCCAAGGTCGGTATCAGACCGGTCATTGACGGAAGAGAAAGAGGGGTAAGAGAATCCCTTGAAGTACAGACCATGAATATGGCTAGATCCGCAGCAAAGCTGATAGAGGAGAATCTGAGACATTCCAATGGTCTGCCTGTTGAATGTGTCATTGCCGACTCTACAATCGGTGGTGTTGCCGAAGCTGCGGACTGTGCTGATAAGTTTGCTAAAGAAGGTGTTGGAGTTTCTCTTACTGTAACTCCCTGCTGGTGCTACGGAACAGAAGTAATGGATACAGATCCTCTTCTTCCCAAGGCAGTCTGGGGGTTTAACGGAACAGAAAGACCCGGAGCCGTTTATCTGGCTGCAGCTCTTGCCGGATACACTCAGAAAGGCCTGCCTGCTTTCGGTATTTACGGTAGGGATGTACAGGATTCAGACGACACATCAGTACCTGCAGATGTTAAAGATAAACTGCTGCGTTTTACAAAATCAGCACTGGCCGTTGCAACCATGAAAGGAAAGTCCTATCTCTCTATCGGTGGAATGTCCATGGGAATTGCCGGTTCTCTTGTGAATCAGGACTTCCTTCTGGATTATCTCGGCATGAGAACAGAAGTTGTTGATATGAGTGAAGTAGCCCGTCGTGTGGAAGAGGGCATCTTTGATAAGGATGAATATGCGATAGCCCTTAAATGGGTTAAGGAAAACTGCAAGGAGCAGGAAGACACAGCTAATCCTCCCGAATACCGCAGAAGCCCCGAGCAGAGAGCTGCGGACTGGGAATATGTCGTCAAAATGGTCCTTATCGGTAAGGATCTGATGGTTGGAAATCCCAGGCTGAAGGAACTTGGATTCGGTGAGGAATCTCTGGGTCGAAATGCAATATGCGGTGGTTTTCAGGGACAGAGGTCCTGGACCGATCACTATCCCAACGGTGACTTCATGGAAACCTTCCTGAATACCTCCTTTGACTGGAACGGCATAAGAGAAGCTTTTGTTATGGCAACAGAGAATGATTATCTCAACGGTATCACCATGCTCTTCGGTCATCTTTTAACAAACACAGCACAGATCTTCAGCGATGTAAGAACCTTCTGGAGCCCCGAAGCTATCGAGCGTGTGACCGGATGGAAACCTGATGGACTTGCCAAAGACGGATTTATCCACCTTATCAACTCTGGTTCCACCACTCTTGACGGTGCCGGACAGATGAGTGATTCCAAAGGAACTCCTGTAATGAAACCCTTCTGGGATATTACTGCAGAAGATGTTGAGAAGACTCTTAAAGCAACTGAGTTCTGTGTCGGTGACGGCGGATATTTCAGAGGCGGCGGTTACTCAACCGACTTCCTGACAAAGGGTGGAATGCCTTGTACCATGGCCCGTCTGAATTATGTTAAGGGACAGGGACCCGTACTACAGCTGGCCGAAGGCTGGACTGTTGATGTTCCTGCGGAAGTGCATGACAAGCTGGATGACAGAACCAATCCAACCTGGCCTACAACCTGGTTCGTTCCCCGTGTAAACGGAGAAGGATCATTCAAAGATGTGTATACGGTAATGGCAAAATGGGGTGCAAACCATGGTGCTGTCAGCTACGGCCATATTGGTCAGGACCTGATTACACTCTGTTCCATGCTGCGAATTCCAGTCAATATGCATAATGTTGAGGAAGAAGGATTCAGACCCAGTGCCTGGGCCTCTTTCGGTATGGATGAGGAAGGGGCGGACTTCAGAGCCTGTAAAAATTTCGGTGCTATCTACGGCTGA
- a CDS encoding LacI family DNA-binding transcriptional regulator translates to MPKKNLTVKEVAAKAGVSTATISRVLNGDPKVRPATAEKVKKVIKQSGYRMNQTARSLKTRRTHTIGIVAPEFKNEFFMSIVTGIEDMLKNEGYSVVLCSSQESIDEEKDRLKLLKEKNVDGTIIIPGSSEGEHFNLMGETPVVLVDRLVQGFSSDAVLSDNFQGSYEAVKSAASKGARRIGFLGGDMELTSAKERYEGFNKACQDFSIQADEDLILFGNYHEDSGYKLMKQLMEHTSPPDYIFISNYFMHLGAARYLLEAGHDFPGLHILSFDDLPLASFFPCISIIVAQPMEEIGRKAAELLLGRIRGDMSEHKTIRLETKMRMLE, encoded by the coding sequence ATGCCGAAAAAGAATTTAACAGTTAAAGAGGTCGCCGCCAAAGCCGGTGTTTCAACCGCAACTATCTCACGGGTTCTTAACGGAGATCCTAAAGTACGTCCCGCTACTGCAGAAAAGGTAAAAAAAGTTATTAAGCAGAGCGGCTACAGAATGAACCAGACCGCCCGAAGCCTTAAAACAAGACGAACTCATACAATTGGTATTGTAGCCCCTGAGTTTAAGAATGAATTTTTCATGAGCATTGTCACCGGTATAGAAGATATGCTGAAAAACGAAGGTTATTCAGTTGTTCTCTGCAGTTCTCAGGAGAGTATAGATGAAGAAAAAGATCGACTTAAACTTCTGAAAGAGAAAAATGTGGATGGTACTATCATCATTCCCGGCAGCAGTGAAGGAGAGCATTTCAACCTGATGGGGGAAACTCCGGTGGTACTGGTGGACCGTCTGGTACAGGGCTTCAGCTCTGATGCTGTGCTGTCGGATAACTTCCAGGGCAGCTATGAAGCCGTAAAATCTGCCGCTTCAAAGGGTGCGCGGAGGATCGGGTTCCTGGGGGGAGATATGGAATTGACCTCTGCAAAAGAACGATACGAGGGGTTCAATAAGGCCTGTCAGGATTTCAGTATTCAGGCCGATGAAGATCTGATCCTCTTCGGTAACTATCATGAAGACAGCGGGTACAAACTGATGAAGCAGCTGATGGAACATACATCCCCCCCGGATTACATCTTCATCTCCAACTACTTCATGCATCTGGGTGCGGCCCGTTATCTGCTGGAAGCAGGACATGACTTCCCCGGGCTTCATATTCTCTCCTTTGATGACCTCCCTCTGGCATCCTTCTTTCCATGCATAAGCATCATTGTGGCACAGCCGATGGAAGAGATAGGAAGAAAAGCCGCAGAACTCCTCCTTGGAAGAATCAGGGGAGACATGAGTGAACATAAAACTATCCGCCTTGAAACAAAAATGAGAATGCTGGAATAA
- a CDS encoding sensor domain-containing diguanylate cyclase: MKLIYSDKSELKFYQRFLLYFSVIMLLSFFMILSILLISRNQRIREYKVQSEAQVRYLGDMIESHFQSVKSDILFLPELNELIRYKNIQNDEDRHSIELEFLIFSRTKKIYDQIRYINKSGKEEIRVNYNSGNPNIVKKDDLQNKKDRYYFYESYSLDNNDIYVSPLDLNKEQGTIEEPLKPIIRFGTPIVNSTGEKSGVLILNYLAAELLDELESATHSNPGVFALMNEDGYWLFQDDPDQEWGFMYPEREHLTMRIENPDLWNEVSSSPFTQIMNQERIYTFLEIQPLKDTPGIKNGPKWNLVNWICCEDFGISRESLLQKLLFYNLLAAFILGFLTLLLARAVDQRNKYKTALTHSALYDSLTNLPNRELLKSRIEQLIEELKRYEQIFAVMFIDLDGFKSVNDTLGHDSGDELLVLVAKRLKNSVRSSDTVARIGGDEFVVLMTHLENRDQCSIVARKVLDAINKEFPLSVGAANIGASIGIALAEAGTVPDMDSMMKRADEAMYRVKNSGKGDFQID; encoded by the coding sequence AGGTTCAGTCAGAGGCTCAGGTTCGTTACCTGGGAGATATGATTGAGAGCCATTTTCAGTCTGTTAAGTCGGATATACTCTTTCTTCCTGAATTGAATGAGCTTATTCGCTATAAAAATATTCAGAATGATGAAGACAGACATTCCATAGAACTTGAATTCCTTATATTTTCCCGTACAAAAAAAATATATGATCAGATCCGCTATATCAATAAATCCGGTAAAGAGGAAATAAGGGTAAATTATAATTCAGGGAATCCCAATATTGTTAAAAAGGATGACCTGCAGAATAAGAAAGACCGCTACTATTTCTATGAGAGTTATTCGCTGGATAACAATGATATCTATGTTTCACCTCTGGATCTGAATAAGGAACAGGGGACAATTGAAGAACCTCTCAAGCCCATAATCCGCTTTGGAACTCCCATAGTAAACAGTACTGGTGAAAAGTCCGGAGTCCTTATTCTTAATTATCTTGCAGCTGAGCTTCTGGATGAACTGGAATCGGCAACACATAGTAATCCGGGTGTCTTTGCCCTTATGAATGAAGACGGATATTGGCTTTTTCAGGATGATCCCGATCAGGAGTGGGGATTTATGTATCCGGAAAGAGAACATCTGACCATGAGAATAGAAAATCCTGATCTCTGGAATGAAGTTTCGTCATCTCCTTTTACACAGATAATGAATCAGGAGCGTATATACACTTTTCTTGAAATTCAGCCCCTGAAAGATACCCCGGGGATCAAAAACGGCCCGAAATGGAACCTTGTAAACTGGATCTGCTGTGAAGATTTCGGCATATCCAGGGAAAGTCTTTTACAAAAACTTCTTTTCTATAATCTTCTTGCAGCATTTATTCTCGGTTTTCTGACACTCCTGTTGGCGAGAGCTGTGGATCAGAGGAATAAATACAAGACTGCCCTTACTCATTCGGCTCTTTATGATTCTCTGACAAATCTGCCTAATCGGGAGTTACTTAAATCAAGAATTGAACAGCTTATCGAAGAGCTTAAACGTTATGAACAGATATTTGCTGTTATGTTTATAGATCTGGATGGATTTAAATCTGTGAATGACACACTTGGTCATGACAGCGGCGATGAGCTCCTTGTTCTGGTGGCGAAACGTTTGAAAAACTCAGTCCGCTCCAGTGATACAGTCGCAAGGATCGGAGGTGATGAATTTGTTGTCCTCATGACTCATCTTGAGAACAGGGATCAGTGCAGTATTGTTGCCCGTAAGGTTCTGGATGCCATAAATAAAGAGTTTCCTCTTTCTGTCGGTGCGGCAAATATTGGAGCCAGTATTGGAATCGCCCTGGCTGAGGCAGGAACTGTTCCTGATATGGATTCCATGATGAAAAGGGCGGATGAAGCCATGTACCGTGTTAAGAACAGCGGTAAGGGTGATTTTCAGATCGACTGA